The following proteins come from a genomic window of Palaemon carinicauda isolate YSFRI2023 chromosome 12, ASM3689809v2, whole genome shotgun sequence:
- the LOC137651069 gene encoding uncharacterized protein yields the protein MPACPTTGAGYFFGLKAHASLELLQFASEKKKEKKKKEKNKKKKEEKNQKKEKNKKKKKKSWDQFLFQWYSRLNIGVRSKCGTSVDFRVDHSLNIDGRVDLSLNIDGRVELSLNIDGRVEQSLNIDVRVEHSLNIDDRVEQSLNIDDRVEHSLNIDGRVEHSLNIDGRVEHSLSIDCRVEHSINIDGRVEQSLSIDDRVEQSLNIDDRVEQSKR from the exons ATGCCGGCTTGTCCTACAACAGGTGCCGGCTACTTTTTCGGTTTGAAAGCACATGCAAGCTTGGAACT CCTTCAGTTCGCTTcagaaaagaagaaggagaagaagaagaaggaaaagaataagaagaagaaggaggagaagaatcagaagaaggagaagaataagaagaagaagaagaaaagctggGATCAATTCTTATTCCAATGGTATTCTAGACTTAAT ATTGGAGTACGGTCTAAATGTGGTACAAGCGTTGATTTCAGAGTGGATCATAGTCTAAACATTGATGGCAGAGTAGATCTTAGTCTAAATATTGATGGCAGAGTGGAACTTAGTCTAAACATTGATGGCAGAGTGGAACAGAGTCTAAACATTGATGTCAGAGTGGAACATAGTCTAAACATTGATGACAGAGTGGAACAGAGTCTAAACATTGATGACAGAGTGGAACATAGTCTAAACATTGATGGCAGAGTGGAACATAGTCTAAACATTGATGGCAGAGTGGAACATAGTCTAAGCATTGATTGCAGAGTGGAACATAGTATAAACATTGATGGTAGAGTGGAACAGAGTCTAAGCATTGATGACAGAGTGGAACAGAGTCTAAACATTGATGACAGAGTAGAACAGTCTAAACGTTGA